The Pristis pectinata isolate sPriPec2 chromosome 20, sPriPec2.1.pri, whole genome shotgun sequence genomic sequence CNNNNNNNNNNNNNNNNNNNNNNNNNNNNNNNNNNNNNNNNNNNNNNNNNNNNNNNNNNNNNNNNNNNNNNNNNNNNNNNNNNNNNNNNNNNNNNNNNNNNNNNNNNNNNNNNNNNNNNNNNNNNNNNNNNNNNNNNNNNNNNNNNNNNNNNNNNNNNNNNNNNNNNNNNNNNNNNNNNNNNNNNNNNNNNNNNNNNNNNNacggaggggagaggggggagacagGTGACGAGGTGGGGGGATTCAAACTGGATCTTCATCTTCGAAGGTTGAAAAGGTGCATAGGTGCTCCCAATACACAATACATCTTGTGTATCGGGACCACCCATTCCAGCTGCCAACGTTATTCGGCTCATACAATGAGCCTAAACCCCTGGGGCTGCTTGTCTCCGGTAGTGTATTTGAAGCCCACAGAGCCTTCGTGCTGTCCGTAAACTCACCGTGTCCCACTTTGCCTCTGGACTCACAGGGCCTCTGTAAATTTGTAACCAATACTTTACTAGCACGGTAATGAATGCCCGTAGTGATCGCGTACATTTATTTAGAGTCTTTACTGTTATTGAGCAACACTGAACCAACAAAAGTGGTATTAGTTCAGTAACAGTTTGGTTTTAAGATGGGGAGATGGGAGGaaaggggggatgaggggaggggggaggggggatgaggggaggggggatgaggggagaggggagatgggaggaaaggggggatgaggggagaggggaggggggatgaggggagaggggaggggggatgaggggaggggggaggggggatgaggggcggggggatgaggggagaggggagaggggaggggtgatgaggggagggggatgaggggagggggatgaggggagaggggagtggggaggggtgatgaggggagggggatgaggggaggggggatgaggggagggggagggggatgaggggagaggggatgaggggagaggggaggggggatgaggggagaggggagggggatgaggggagggggaatgaggggagaggggaggggggatgaggggagggggaggggggatgaggggagaggggatgaggggaggggggaggggggatgaggggaggggggatgaggggaggggggatgaggggaggggggaggggggaagacgggagaggggagggggagggggatgaggggagggggatgaggggagaggggaggggggatgaggggagaggggagggggtggggggatgaggggaggggggatgggagggggagggggatgaggggaggggggatgagggcagaggggaggggggatgaggggaggggggatgaggggagaggggatgaggggagggggaggggggatgaggggaggggggaggggggatgggaggggggatgaggggagaggggatgaggggagaggggaggggggatgaggggaggggggaggggggatgaggggagaggggaggggggatgaggggatgggggaggggggatgaggggagggggatgaggggagggggaggggggatgaggggaggggggatgaggggagaggggaggggggatgaggggagggggatgaggggaggggggatgaggggaggggggagggggatgaggggaggggggatgaggggagaggggatgaggggagggggaggggggatgaggggaggggggatgaggggagaggggatgaggggagaggggagggggatgaggggagaggggatgaggggagaggggaggggggatgaggggagggggaatgaggggagaggggaggggggatgaggggagggggagggggatgaggggagaggggatgaggggagaggggatgaggggaggggggatgaggggaggggggatgaggggagaggggaggagggatgaggggaggggaggggggaggggggatgaggggagaggggaggggggatgaggggagaggggagaggggatgaggggagaggggatgaggggaggggggatgaggggaggggggagggggatgagg encodes the following:
- the LOC127580738 gene encoding LOW QUALITY PROTEIN: uncharacterized protein LOC127580738 (The sequence of the model RefSeq protein was modified relative to this genomic sequence to represent the inferred CDS: inserted 1 base in 1 codon; deleted 3 bases in 2 codons), with amino-acid sequence SPHPPPPSPHPPSPHPLSPHPLSPLPSSPLPSPLIPPPPSPPLIPPPLSPHPPSPHPPSPPPPLSPHPLSPHPPSPHPPSPSPHPLSPHPPSPHPPPPSPHPPSPHPPPLIPPPLSPHPPSPHPPSPSPHPPPLIPPPPSPHPPSPLPSSPLPPPLXPPSPLPSSPLPSSPLPSPLPPPLIPPPPPLIPSPLIPPPLIPPPLCPHPPSPHPPPPPIPPPLIPPPPPLSPHPPSPLPSSPSPHPPPPPLPVFPPPPSPHPPSPHPPSPHPPSPLPSSPLPSPPPPPLIPPPLSPHSPSPHPPPLSPHPPSPLPSSPLPSSPSPSPHPPGNRRDAEGKSRGKLKKDRKLGGRIWNWVVCKGLSTEEVCLLDGSCFTRLLTRKNGVKGSVDPNTNIEVCVKAMAEVVAGEQEGRVLPEDKRAVSLAPERGRSRCSDPHPCKLTGTPLPAPCKLTGTLFLAPIKFPVDSRPISPHWAPLSCPAFKLWAPLTIPLTLESRGKRGPGSPQSRPVFRGTVSVISSSVTHRYRSFGPSTSAPHTTIGPSLRSPLRVCSAPPASEPRVSPLTVRSFTAPGPVSGDVVGVSPSLALPQPHYTGTVTPSSGHRQSVGFSKQGNAQDLPSPIN